The DNA segment TCAGAGTATTCCATCAAATAAACGGGAGCTGTATCGCCGATTGTTAGATCCTGAGAGGTGGAAAATGATTCTTTTACATCTTTACCCTTAtctcttttcctcttccgCGCTTTTAGCTTGCTGAAGACAATTTTGGTACCTGGTCTGATATGCGAGCCGAAGTTCTCACGATGGAAATGTCTTAGTTGATATCTAGGAACAGCCACTTTGTAAAATGGAGATTGTAAATTGATAGCAGGTTGAGAATGCTGGATATTTAGGTTCGATATGGTAGAACGAACTTTGGTTTGATGTGTTTTTCTCAAGATTTGAtatttatcatcattaGATAAATTGAATTTCTCTTGTAAGGTCGTCTCACTAATGGGAAGTGTTAAGTTATTACTATCTAATCGTTGCTTTTGCTGCGCTGCATTATCCATGTTCTCGACCATTAATAACAGTTTCTCATCATTCATATTTAACTCAGCATGCTTCGACTCTTTCAAGTTGGCATCTATAATCATATCTTCATCCCACTGCCAGTCTTCGGCAACATCTTCAATCAAGTTCTTTAACTTATAACGTCCAGAAGAGTTTAAGTCAGATGCTATGGGTGCCTCCGTTGAAATGGTGCTTGGTAGAGGGTCTTGGtcgatgattttttcttgatccCAATCATCAGTAGCGATCAATAAATCTTCGGATATTATCTTCTCATCATGAATGATCTTACGTTTCTTTTGCTGCTCTTTGATAGGAAAAAGCTCCTCAATAGAAACATGTATCAGACCTCTCCGGGAAGCAGAAGAACTATCTTGAAGCAAATTACTTTTTCCTCGGTAAGTAGGAGATAGATAAAACGATGTCTTTGAATTGAATAGCCTTTTGTCATCCTGTTGGACTTTAAATCTCAAATTCAGAGGCATGAACGGTTTCTTTACCCTAGAGGCATCCCTGTGCCAATGGTAAGGTGCATATTTTCTATAAATCAACTTGTTCCATTTTAAAGTTTTccccttttcaaaatcaggAAAGTATTTCTTTAagagatatttttcatggtTTATCAAGTCTAATTTGGTAGGCATCTTATGCTTATTACGGGATATTTGCGGTTCCATGGTGAACCCATCATTCATTGTCATATTATCAGCATTAACATCGTTGACTGAAAGCTGAGAGTGGCCAATTTCATTCGCACCACCGCTACCATCGAGAACGCCTGTTTCAGTGGCGAGATGGATTTCATTTGCATCCATTCCCATAAACAACGCATTGCTCGTAGCAGGAGCGCCTCCATCATCTTCCAAGATAAATTCTTGCGACAAACCTCTATTAATACCAGGTAATTGTAGATTCAAGTTATTCGAGGCCATGCTCATTACAGAATCACTGTCGTTACCACCATTATACACGCTCATATTGATCATGTTTGCGTGCAAATTAGCATCCGTTTCCTCCGGCaaatcgtcttcatcagcAAGCTCATCTTCGTCCTCAAAGTCCACAGCATCTGGTAAATGTTCCGTATAATCTTTTGTACTGGCACCTTCGTTTCCACCAATGTATGACCCGATCTCCAAAGAACCAAATTCCCCACCAAAGATTGCCTCATAGGCTTCATCCTCCTTGGTTAAGTTGCTCTTGCTGGACTCCTGCTGCTTCACCATGGCGTCTTATCCTCTTGTTCtgcttcttccttttctccCAGTGTTTGCTACAATTACAATTCTCCCAACAGCTGTTTTGAATCTATCGCCGCGAAGTGAAATTGTTCACTAGTTTGCTATTGAACTAGGCGATAAAACCCAAAGTTACAAGTAAAGGTAACaacagcaagaaaaaagggaaatgGATCCTCAGACGTTGATTGTCAAGGCCAATAAAGTTTCATACTATGGTAGCTCCATCGGTGGAGAATCTTGGAGGTATGATTGGTTTCAACCATCTAAAATAAGCTCCACTGCGCAGCAACCACAGCAGCAAGCGGGAAACTTTGAGAATAACTTGGAGAAATATCCGTTCAAGTATAAAACATGGTTGAAGaaccaagaaaatgagaagAGTTTACAGGAAGGGGACTGTGAGGATATACTGGACCTGACGCAATTTGATAGAACAATACGGAAAAAGTCGCCAAACCCATCGCACGTTAAAGGGGACACGAATAGCAGTGCTCCTTCTACTAACCAAGAGAACGAAGCTCTTAGTATGGACGACATAAGAGGTGCTGTCGGTAATAGTGAGGCTATCCCTGGTCTATCTGCCGGAGTGAACAATGAGAAGCCAGAGCAGAGTAAAGATGTGGAGATGAattaaattgaaaatcagTTCGCACACTTCTGTATAtgtgcatatatatatatatatatatataagatTATTTTACAGTAAATAATGCTACACCATCTCGGGCCAATTTTATGGCTTCCACTATTTCAGGTTCCATTTCATGCCTTTTATCTAATCTCTCCTTTTTATCTTGGATTAACTCCAATTCACTTGAAAGACTGTTCCATGGTCTGGTATCGCCTGTGCCCGACATGACCAAAATCATGGTACCTGGCGTGGCTTCCTCGTATAATTGGGTAAGATTCTGTCCAATATCTTGAAGAACCATGGATGCATCCAATGAATCATTGCCTTTCCGGGGCTTTTTATTGTAATTACGTGATCTCtccaagtttttcaacCTCCCCACAACAAGCTTTATATCCCCATTCAAACTTTTGTGAACGTGTGTCCATGTTTCATTATCCTCGACACAACGGATTAAATGGCCCTTGGAGTCGTCTTCGGTGTGGTCCTTGACGATCATATCATTCAGTAGCATGGTCTTCACTTCGAAACGATgcaatttggaaaataagTTCTCGGTGTTGATACCTATACCAAACGCCAAACcatttaaaattttcagttttgtCAACTCGAGACACGCTCTTGCATCCTCAACAGAATCGTGTTCACCATTTTGGATActtttattcaaaaatgtctCACTCAAGTACTTCAAACTTGGCTTGAAAGGATCACCAGCCTTATGATGGTATATAATGGCCGTGTCCACAATCTTTGGGTGCTTCAACTTAGTCACCTTCAAGTCATTTTGTAACGAGTGTCCAATCAAAATATCTGAACGACTTATTATCCCTAGTAAATCTTGTTGCACTTCTGAAAGCGTTTTCTTGGCGCTAGTGGCCAGCTTTTCCTCAGTTATGCCACTGTAACGAGTCAAGTAGTCCACTATGGGAACATCAGGCATTACTAACTCTTCGTAAATGACCTCATTATCAAAGTTGACTATAGAAATTCTGGTAAGAACCAAACCTTGCTCGGAAAGACACATTTCGCAGTCCAATGCAAAGATGTGCGAACCATCATGAGCAAAATCGACAGTCTGTACCCAGTCTGCATCATTTTTGTCTTCAGAATCTAATGGGTAGTCGTTCGCCACCAACTGCTGTTCGGATAAAACCAAATCGTTGATGgtaatcttttttttcttttgtaattCCTTCAgcttatttattttctccAGTTTAGACAGCCCAACATTAATGAATGAATTGTATGGTGAAAATAGCGTCATCTTGGAACCCGGAGCCATCACTGCAAAAGTATGGAAGTTAGCAGCAACTTTCTCGGGAAAATACTTGAACTTGTCATCACTGAGTTCATTGAATGCCCTCTTGCCGTTTTCAAAATCGCCTGGTTGTAGGCCTGGAATGAACAAAAcaaccattttttttaaactTGATCTATTGCTGATATCTATCCATTTGGGAGAGTTGTTTTCAGCCTGTAGCAAGTATTGAGTCATGTCTCTCACATCTTTGACACCAGTTCCTTTTTCGACAACAGCTTTTTGCAAAGTACATGTCACAGGCctctctttcctttttttcttgctcttcttcACTTCCAACTTCACCtctgcattttcattttcttgaacgGAAGTCTTTGAcaaccttcttttcttcgataCCACAGCCACATTACTTACCAAATTGGTATCAGGCGCTTCTGCTTGCATGATATACTTTGGCGTAGCCTTTTACCGTTCCTTTCTCagccatttttggtattgCCATTTGCCAAGtctttcttccatttctaTTGTGTTCTCGCGCCATTTATAAAAAGTTaacgataataataataataaaatacagcaaaaaaaaaaatagataTTCTTACAAATAGGGAATTCACAGGGCGCCCATTGGCTAGTTTGAGGAATGAGATGCCTGATAAAGGCGTCTTATCTCTGTACTGCTCAGTTTCTCACTCCAGCCGTCTTCCTCTCTACCCCCAAGCACATTAACCACATGCACTGTCAATGGGTTCATGCCCTTTCCAATTCTAGTCTTATTCACTGTCTCTGCCCCGCCGATAGTTTCTCTACTCACAACTAAACATTCTATCTCGGGGACTTTTCCAGTAGGCCCACAAACATCCTTCAAGGGGACTAGTTCCACCAAAAGGTTCGGTTTTAGTAGCTCGATGAATTGACTCACATGACTGCATCGGGTCTCGTAAGGCTCGATTAACTCCTTGTACTTCTTGTTTTGCAGTAGTTCATCGCAAGTAATCCCACAAATCAGCCTTTGGGACGTGATGAATGTCGAGACGCTCAGCAATATCTTATGTCCGTCGTGGATGTGATCAAATGTCCCACCCAATGCGGTTACAGGAAATTTGTCAGCATCCTTAGGACCCACTATCTCTTCCGCGCTATCGCCATGGACTGCATAGTGTTCTATAGTGCGGCACTGTTTAGCGTCCAGCTCTAGCTGCCACGTCTCGAAGGTGGAGCGTTGTGGCAACAAACCCATTTTCCATTGCAAATTACTTTTTAAGAAATgtttgttgttgaaaataatattgaTCCCAGTGTTGATCATGTCATATCCCAAAAGAACATCTCTGATGATACTGTACATCTTCCCCAGCGCAGAATCCAACTGGAATGATGTTTTAAATTCAGGGACAACCACTACATCCAGTTGGCTTTGCCATTCTCTCAAGAACGGAATCGTTCGTCTTATGATTGTCTGTAAAGTAGCACCAGGCAGTATATAAGGAAGTACAACCAGGACCCTGGAACTTTCCTCAACCATCTTACACTGTTTTCGTTTAGCCTTCTAGTCCTCACCATGTTTCTATTGTGACGGTCCCtgttttttatctttttccattacgtactcttgaaaaatttgacgCTGCTATTTACTATTGTATTCATTACTTCGTAAAAATGgaaacaataaaagaaattaaaagaGAGTATATACCACTAATTAGCATGTCCGCTGCCATCAACCAAGATGATGACTTGAAATTCCAGAGGGAAAACTGggaaatgataaagacaCATGTTGCACCCATAATATCCGATCTAACAGTAGACAACTTGCTGAAATCATATGAGGATCTGTTTCAGGTCAATATAATTCTCGGTGGAAACGTTGTTTGCAGAAGTGTCGTAGATTTTGTCCTCAAGAAAGAGAATAATCAGAGAATTCCTGCGTTAGCCGCTTTGATCGCTTTGTTGAATTCCGATGTTCCTCAAATTGGTAAGATTTTAACCAAAGAACTAATGCTAACTTTTGTGAAGCAGTTCAACCGCAGTGATTATTCATCGTGCGaaaaccttcttcaatgttTGTCCATTATGTTTCTTTATGACGTGGTACATGAAATTGTCATCCTACAGATTCTGTTGCTACTGCTGGAGAAGAATTCTTTACGATTGGTCATTGCAGTGTTGAAAACATGTGGCTGGAGGCTTGAAGTTGTTAGCAGAAGGACTCACAATATGATTTGGGAGAAACTAAGGTATATTTTACAAACGCAGGACTTATCCAGAACGCTGCGTGAGGGCCTGGAAGAActatttgaaattagaCAGAAACATTATAAAAATGAGTCTGAAGCTCTACTTGTATTGAATCCAACAGACTATACCGTCAACACGCACTCATATATTgttaatgatgaagatgaagctAACAGCGAATTGggaaattttgagaaatgtACAAGGTTTGATGAATTGGTCAAGGCATTCGACATCCTGCGACAAAAATTCCTGATAAACAGCGAATCTAACTCGAATTATGGTAGGAATGATCAGTTACAAATTAGTGACATGACTTCTGCGAACGATGTCGagttcaaaaagaaaatttatttgattttgaaaagttcacTATCAGGTGACGAAGCAGCGCACAAGTTATTAAAATTGAAGATCGCtaacaatttgaaaaaaaatgtcgtggatatcatcatcaaatCTAGTTTACAAGAATCTACCTTCTCTAAATTCTACTCTATTTTGTCTGAACGTATGATTACGTTCCACAGGAGTTGGCAGATTGCCTACAATGAGACTTTCGAGCAAAACTACGCACAAGACATTGAAGATTACGAAACTGACCAGTTACGGATCTTGGGTAAGTTTTGGGGACATTTGATCTCCTATGAATTTCTTCCGATAAATTGTCTTACGATAATCCAGTTAACTGAGGAGGACTCGTGTCCACAAGGAAGAATTTTCATAAAGTTCCTGTTTCAAGAGTTAGTTAACGAGTTGGGATTAGATGAGTTACAAAGAAGATTAAGTTCCTATAAACTTAAAGGGCTGTTCCCACTGGAGGGGGACGCTGATCACATCAGATACTCTATAAATTTCTTCACGGCCATAGGGCTCGGTATATTGACGGAGGAGTTGAGAGATCAATTGACaattattcaagaaattgaaggcgcacaagaagaggaacaaaaattgaaaagggaaaaggAACTTGAGAACTTAAGGAAAACGGCCAGGCAGTCACAACCGTCTCAAGGGCCCAAAATTCACGAATCCAGATTATTCTTACAAGATGatgttgaaagaaataGCAGGTCAAGATCACCGCCATCCGTCGCCGGTAGAAAACGTGTCAGATCAAGAACGCCGCCAGGACGCCCAAGAAATCATCATAACAGATCCCGAACTCCACCTGCAAGAAGACAACGACAAAGATGAAGTATCACGCCAAGAGTACGACAACATCGAAACGTCTAACTATAAATACTTGACATAATCTCTAGTTTAAAGAATATAATTATAgccaaagaaagaagagactGTATTCCTGTATTTAATCAAATATacaaaaatacagaaaaaGATACAAACGAACCAAAACAGGACAATAGAAAAAGCGGTCCTGGAATAAtagagaaaaggaatataaAAGTCTTAAATCAAAGTTAAAAATAGTGggtattattttttaaaataagagttttttctttactacCGAGTAAATTTATTCATTGGATAGAACACcaaagtatttttcaacaccATAGGCACCGTCGGCCTTCCAGTAGTCGTTGAAGGCAGTGAATAAGAAGGTATCAGAACCACAGGAGCTAGTGATGGCGGAAACAGCGTCCTTTTGGTTTTCCTTAGATGGAACGGCAACACCGTAGGTTTCACCCTTTGATGGCCAGCCAGATTCAGTGATGATAACATCCTTCTTACCGTCACAAGCGGTATAGACTCTTTGGATTTGTTGTAATAGCCATTTCCCGGAGTCTTGGGCAACAGTGTTCTGGTCAAAGTAAGCATGGGCGTTAACAGCCATGTAATCAGAGTAGTCACACAGCTCTGGGTTGTTGATGACGGAAATGAAGGTGTCAACGGAAACAACAGGGCCAGTGTAGCCAGCAGCCTTCAAAGCAGCTCTACCAGTGTCAATGTATTGACCAACTTGAGATGGAGTAGCTTGGTTACTGTTAACCAACTCGTTACCAATGGAAACAGTGGTGACGTCATTCCAAGAACCATAGGATTCGACGGCGGACTTGATGGCGTCAACACTATCTTGAATTTGGTCAACATAGTAAACACCTAAGAAAAGCTTTTGGCTGGAAGCCTTGGCCTTGAAAACGTTTTCAACTTGGTTACAGTCGGTACCGTATAATCTGATGACTGGGAAGTCAGTTAATTGCGCTAAATCAGAAGCAACTTCGCTAGCAGATTTACAAGCACCACTGGATTCGTATGGGGTATAGGTGATACCTCTGACACCAGAGGCAAAGTCGCTGACGTCTTCACTGGAAGAGGCAGTGGATGAAGCCTGAgcggaagaagaagagtgAGCGGAAGTAGCAGCAGAAGCTGGAGATGCGGCAGCAGCAGAAGCTTGAGACTTGCTGTCAGAAGTGGTAAcggcagcagcagcaggGGCAGCGGCAGAAGAAGTGGTAACGGCAGCGGCAGCTGGAGCAGACTTGGCAACAGCGTTTTCTTGCACCGCAGCAACTTGGGTTGGGGCGGCACCATTAACAATGATAGTGGTTTGTTGCTGAACAGTAGTGGTGACTATAGCACGCTTGTCCTTGTGTTCATGGTTAGCAGGGGCAGCAAGGGCAGCAGCAGATAATAGGGAGGCAGAAGCAATCAAGTTGGAGAAACGCATGTTTATTCTAGTGTGGTTTTTAGTACGGCTTGCTAGTAGATAAAACGATTGTAGGTGTAAAAGAATGACTTAGTTGGAATTAGTTAGATATCTAGCTTGACCTTTTGAGGGAACGACTTCTAAAAAAACAGCAAGAGTAAACGATTGAAATGAGAATAAACAAATTGCTTGAAGAAGACAAGGAATACAAATTTATCGCCTATATGGCAGTTTTATAAAACCgagatcttttttctcgaggaatgaaaaaaaaaacaaagaaacaaaaacaacGGTGCCGTTTTTGAAACAACAGGgaaaatttctgaaaaaaaaaatgcgcGAGAGAAAAAGAGCATCTATGTGCCTCTTTTCCGCATTAGGAGAGGCTAAACGAAAGGGGAAAAGAGGTGCGTTGCGGGTTTCTCTGAGAGGAAGCCCCGTTCTAGCGGGGTGTCACGCGAAAAACCGTGCCTTCAAAGATAAAAACACGTTCGGAAATGTATCGTACAGAGCTGTATATGGTTGTGTTCTCGATTAGGTCCGGCTAGGCATCTGGGGTCTTTCCTAATCGGGAGTTAACGAGCTCGATTAGCCATCAGTTGATGGATTTGGCTACACTGGTCGGCCCGTACATCACTCATGCAGAGGCTTTATGGAAGGTTTGGTAAACGTTAACAGCAGTGATTCGACATGTCGAAGTCTTATTCATATTAATTAGACTACTTACTAGGATAACTATGTATGCCGTAGGTTTACACcggatttttctttcttggtCTTAGGGGACGGTTTCCCTGCTCTATACATATTTTGCTAAACGTGCAAACTGGCCAGCTGGTCACACAATAGAATGGAAAGTTTAGTCGTTTGTTATCATGAAGATCTCATTCAATGCCTTGGAATCCATCAATGCAGCCCTCTTTTGTCTGATCCACTTAGAGCGCACTGATAGCCTTGTGTTTACTGCATCTGGGATATTAGACGCAGATTTGCTGGATTTCAATTTCGACGTTCTTTTCGTATCTTTGGCCcttttctccttcttcaGCTTTTTCTCCTCCTTCTTGTGTTTCTTGTGCTCcttcttgtcttttttGTGCTTCTTGTGTTTCTTGAGATTTTTATGCTTTTTGTGCTTCGTTTTCTCACTTTTTCCATCCTCGTCCTCATCTTCGCTGTCGTCTCCCTcactctttcttt comes from the Saccharomyces kudriavzevii IFO 1802 strain IFO1802 genome assembly, chromosome: 7 genome and includes:
- the TAF1 gene encoding histone acetyltransferase (similar to Saccharomyces cerevisiae TAF1 (YGR274C); ancestral locus Anc_5.25) produces the protein MVKQQESSKSNLTKEDEAYEAIFGGEFGSLEIGSYIGGNEGASTKDYTEHLPDAVDFEDEDELADEDDLPEETDANLHANMINMSVYNGGNDSDSVMSMASNNLNLQLPGINRGLSQEFILEDDGGAPATSNALFMGMDANEIHLATETGVLDGSGGANEIGHSQLSVNDVNADNMTMNDGFTMEPQISRNKHKMPTKLDLINHEKYLLKKYFPDFEKGKTLKWNKLIYRKYAPYHWHRDASRVKKPFMPLNLRFKVQQDDKRLFNSKTSFYLSPTYRGKSNLLQDSSSASRRGLIHVSIEELFPIKEQQKKRKIIHDEKIISEDLLIATDDWDQEKIIDQDPLPSTISTEAPIASDLNSSGRYKLKNLIEDVAEDWQWDEDMIIDANLKESKHAELNMNDEKLLLMVENMDNAAQQKQRLDSNNLTLPISETTLQEKFNLSNDDKYQILRKTHQTKVRSTISNLNIQHSQPAINLQSPFYKVAVPRYQLRHFHRENFGSHIRPGTKIVFSKLKARKRKRDKGKDVKESFSTSQDLTIGDTAPVYLMEYSEQTPVALSKFGMANKLINYYRKSNEQDTLRPKLPVGETHVLGVQDKSPFWNFGFVEPGHIVPTLYNNMVRAPVFKHDISGTDFLLIRSSGFGISNRFYLRNINHLFTVGQTFPVEEIPGPNSRKVTSMKATRLKMIIYRILNHNRSKAISIDPIAKHFPDQDYGQNRQKVKEFMKYQRDGPEKGLWRLKDDEKLLDNETVKSLITPEQISQVESMNQGLQFQEDNEAFNFDSKLKSLEENLLLWNVTKNFINSTQMRAMIQIHGVGDPTGCGEGFSFLKTSMKGGFVKSGSPSENNNSSNKKGTNTHSYNVAQQQKAYDEEIAKTWYTHTKSLSISNPFEEMNNPDEINKTNKHVKTERDDKKILKIIRKKRDENGIIQRQTIFIRDPRVIQGYMRIKEQDKEDVNKLLEEDTSKINNLEELEKQKKLLQLELANLEKSQQRRAARQNSKKNNGATKTEGFMDNVSDFSGVMDGKITKIKSKNTTRRCATCGQIGHIRTNKSCPMYSSRDDPVSPK
- the RTT102 gene encoding Rtt102p (similar to Saccharomyces cerevisiae RTT102 (YGR275W); ancestral locus Anc_5.24); the protein is MDPQTLIVKANKVSYYGSSIGGESWRYDWFQPSKISSTAQQPQQQAGNFENNLEKYPFKYKTWLKNQENEKSLQEGDCEDILDLTQFDRTIRKKSPNPSHVKGDTNSSAPSTNQENEALSMDDIRGAVGNSEAIPGLSAGVNNEKPEQSKDVEMN
- the RNH70 gene encoding Rnh70p (similar to Saccharomyces cerevisiae RNH70 (YGR276C); ancestral locus Anc_5.23); amino-acid sequence: MQAEAPDTNLVSNVAVVSKKRRLSKTSVQENENAEVKLEVKKSKKKRKERPVTCTLQKAVVEKGTGVKDVRDMTQYLLQAENNSPKWIDISNRSSLKKMVVLFIPGLQPGDFENGKRAFNELSDDKFKYFPEKVAANFHTFAVMAPGSKMTLFSPYNSFINVGLSKLEKINKLKELQKKKKITINDLVLSEQQLVANDYPLDSEDKNDADWVQTVDFAHDGSHIFALDCEMCLSEQGLVLTRISIVNFDNEVIYEELVMPDVPIVDYLTRYSGITEEKLATSAKKTLSEVQQDLLGIISRSDILIGHSLQNDLKVTKLKHPKIVDTAIIYHHKAGDPFKPSLKYLSETFLNKSIQNGEHDSVEDARACLELTKLKILNGLAFGIGINTENLFSKLHRFEVKTMLLNDMIVKDHTEDDSKGHLIRCVEDNETWTHVHKSLNGDIKLVVGRLKNLERSRNYNKKPRKGNDSLDASMVLQDIGQNLTQLYEEATPGTMILVMSGTGDTRPWNSLSSELELIQDKKERLDKRHEMEPEIVEAIKLARDGVALFTVK
- the CAB4 gene encoding putative pantetheine-phosphate adenylyltransferase (similar to Saccharomyces cerevisiae CAB4 (YGR277C); ancestral locus Anc_5.17), with protein sequence MVEESSRVLVVLPYILPGATLQTIIRRTIPFLREWQSQLDVVVVPEFKTSFQLDSALGKMYSIIRDVLLGYDMINTGINIIFNNKHFLKSNLQWKMGLLPQRSTFETWQLELDAKQCRTIEHYAVHGDSAEEIVGPKDADKFPVTALGGTFDHIHDGHKILLSVSTFITSQRLICGITCDELLQNKKYKELIEPYETRCSHVSQFIELLKPNLLVELVPLKDVCGPTGKVPEIECLVVSRETIGGAETVNKTRIGKGMNPLTVHVVNVLGGREEDGWSEKLSSTEIRRLYQASHSSN
- the CWC22 gene encoding U2-type spliceosomal complex subunit CWC22 (similar to Saccharomyces cerevisiae CWC22 (YGR278W); ancestral locus Anc_5.16), with translation MSAAINQDDDLKFQRENWEMIKTHVAPIISDLTVDNLLKSYEDLFQVNIILGGNVVCRSVVDFVLKKENNQRIPALAALIALLNSDVPQIGKILTKELMLTFVKQFNRSDYSSCENLLQCLSIMFLYDVVHEIVILQILLLLLEKNSLRLVIAVLKTCGWRLEVVSRRTHNMIWEKLRYILQTQDLSRTLREGLEELFEIRQKHYKNESEALLVLNPTDYTVNTHSYIVNDEDEANSELGNFEKCTRFDELVKAFDILRQKFLINSESNSNYGRNDQLQISDMTSANDVEFKKKIYLILKSSLSGDEAAHKLLKLKIANNLKKNVVDIIIKSSLQESTFSKFYSILSERMITFHRSWQIAYNETFEQNYAQDIEDYETDQLRILGKFWGHLISYEFLPINCLTIIQLTEEDSCPQGRIFIKFLFQELVNELGLDELQRRLSSYKLKGLFPLEGDADHIRYSINFFTAIGLGILTEELRDQLTIIQEIEGAQEEEQKLKREKELENLRKTARQSQPSQGPKIHESRLFLQDDVERNSRSRSPPSVAGRKRVRSRTPPGRPRNHHNRSRTPPARRQRQR
- the SCW4 gene encoding putative family 17 glucosidase (similar to Saccharomyces cerevisiae SCW4 (YGR279C) and SCW10 (YMR305C); ancestral locus Anc_5.15), with product MRFSNLIASASLLSAAALAAPANHEHKDKRAIVTTTVQQQTTIIVNGAAPTQVAAVQENAVAKSAPAAAAVTTSSAAAPAAAAVTTSDSKSQASAAAASPASAATSAHSSSSAQASSTASSSEDVSDFASGVRGITYTPYESSGACKSASEVASDLAQLTDFPVIRLYGTDCNQVENVFKAKASSQKLFLGVYYVDQIQDSVDAIKSAVESYGSWNDVTTVSIGNELVNSNQATPSQVGQYIDTGRAALKAAGYTGPVVSVDTFISVINNPELCDYSDYMAVNAHAYFDQNTVAQDSGKWLLQQIQRVYTACDGKKDVIITESGWPSKGETYGVAVPSKENQKDAVSAITSSCGSDTFLFTAFNDYWKADGAYGVEKYFGVLSNE